The following proteins are co-located in the Moraxella nasovis genome:
- a CDS encoding recombinase family protein, whose product MADKNNINKIDKLGKHQIVGYIRVSSLDQNTERQLDGVTLDRVFIDKITGSTKNRPQLNAMLDYVRFGDTVIVHSLDRLARNLEDLLDIIKQLNDKGVIFQSLKENVKFDGSSPSAMDKLILHIFGAIAEFNRSLIREAQKEGIAKAKQRGAYKGRKPALNKTQVKELKDIIESKNNSIENYKELTLPKIADQFGVSLPTINRYIKKIKEKKTKG is encoded by the coding sequence ATGGCTGATAAAAACAATATAAATAAAATAGATAAACTGGGTAAACATCAAATTGTTGGATATATCAGAGTATCAAGCTTAGATCAAAATACAGAGCGTCAGCTAGATGGTGTTACCCTTGATAGAGTATTTATTGACAAGATAACAGGATCAACTAAAAACCGTCCACAGCTAAATGCGATGCTTGATTATGTGCGATTTGGTGATACCGTTATTGTGCATAGTCTTGATAGATTAGCACGCAATCTTGAAGATTTGTTAGACATCATCAAACAGCTCAATGATAAGGGTGTGATTTTTCAGTCCTTAAAAGAGAATGTAAAATTTGATGGTTCAAGCCCTAGTGCTATGGATAAACTAATATTGCATATTTTTGGAGCCATTGCTGAGTTTAATCGATCACTCATACGAGAAGCTCAAAAAGAGGGAATAGCCAAAGCCAAGCAGCGTGGTGCGTACAAAGGAAGAAAACCTGCTTTAAACAAAACGCAGGTAAAAGAGCTTAAAGACATCATTGAATCTAAAAACAACTCTATTGAAAACTACAAAGAACTCACTTTACCAAAAATTGCTGATCAATTTGGTGTTTCACTACCGACTATCAATCGCTACATCAAAAAGATTAAAGAAAAAAAAACGAAGGGATAA
- a CDS encoding ImmA/IrrE family metallo-endopeptidase encodes MTRAVNYAQSILDSYWDRKLPVIPEQIIDKMRAKMDNPDLLVKIEPMPSDSSGKIEYDRKNSTYVITINSNQHPHRQRFMLAHELGRYVLSNFNELEASKEASAFAAELLMPKAILRHLIFEKDMTDVSVLANAFLGIYS; translated from the coding sequence ATGACAAGAGCCGTAAATTATGCCCAAAGTATTTTAGATAGTTACTGGGATAGGAAACTTCCGGTCATACCTGAGCAAATTATCGATAAAATGCGTGCAAAAATGGATAATCCTGATTTATTGGTTAAAATTGAACCAATGCCCAGCGATAGTTCTGGAAAAATTGAGTACGATCGTAAAAATAGCACTTATGTGATTACAATCAACAGTAATCAGCACCCTCATCGTCAGCGTTTTATGCTTGCTCACGAGCTAGGGCGGTATGTTTTATCTAATTTTAATGAATTAGAAGCTTCTAAAGAAGCCAGTGCTTTTGCTGCCGAACTTTTGATGCCAAAAGCAATTCTTAGGCATCTAATTTTTGAAAAAGATATGACAGATGTCTCAGTGCTTGCAAACGCTTTTTTGGGTATCTACTCCTAG
- a CDS encoding relaxase/mobilization nuclease domain-containing protein, which translates to MLNKAQSHLNYTGRKGKVELEDEQGNKYLGDEQKELMKSWEAAGFHDKHDTGNKREAFHFVFSMPEGTDPKGLKDAVRNLVQEEFTGHKYFMAQHLDTDKPHCHVLICATDDRGARLNPRKQDLHNYRVAFVNKLAEQGISAFDT; encoded by the coding sequence GTGCTGAATAAGGCACAAAGTCACCTTAATTATACGGGACGCAAAGGCAAAGTTGAGCTAGAAGATGAGCAGGGAAATAAATATTTAGGTGATGAGCAAAAAGAGTTAATGAAAAGCTGGGAAGCGGCAGGATTTCATGATAAGCATGATACTGGCAACAAGAGAGAGGCCTTTCATTTTGTATTTTCAATGCCCGAAGGCACTGACCCAAAGGGATTAAAAGATGCTGTACGCAATCTAGTGCAAGAAGAATTCACAGGACATAAATATTTTATGGCGCAGCACCTAGACACAGATAAACCACACTGCCACGTGTTGATCTGTGCCACAGATGATCGTGGTGCACGTCTAAATCCACGAAAGCAAGATTTACACAATTACCGTGTAGCATTTGTCAACAAGCTAGCTGAGCAAGGTATTTCAGCCTTTGATACTTGA
- a CDS encoding GNAT family N-acetyltransferase, translating into MLITKLTRNHDKTTFDCGVLPLNRFIKQQASQLLKRHETVIYGAIDNNRLTGFYTLSACHIIQRDDSERLKRQSPHSPILCVLLGRLAVDKACKGQGLGADLLLHAMQTAKRLSEMMRRKR; encoded by the coding sequence GTGTTGATAACTAAGCTCACCCGAAACCACGATAAGACAACTTTTGATTGCGGTGTCCTACCATTAAATCGTTTTATCAAACAGCAGGCGAGCCAACTTTTAAAACGTCATGAAACGGTTATTTATGGCGCAATAGACAATAACCGCCTGACAGGTTTTTACACCTTATCAGCGTGCCATATCATACAACGCGATGATAGTGAGAGATTGAAACGTCAAAGCCCCCACAGCCCTATTCTGTGCGTACTACTTGGAAGGCTTGCAGTTGATAAAGCATGCAAAGGGCAAGGATTGGGTGCTGATTTACTTTTACATGCTATGCAAACCGCCAAACGACTATCAGAAATGATGAGGCGCAAAAGATGA
- a CDS encoding Fic family protein codes for MKKPIAYNPEKLLYKPIFTKDELAYLEALNSVSKSEYLLSPRNIQSFSISFAHTSAVLEGNTYSAVEAELLLTLGQTGAHRQLSEALMLKTMQSSFNYIVEESQHSKTDARRPLSYIVKNAHAMVSEGILNQQYCGTARNEPVLITATDYIPSDIPQQLEDGLQIIETEYDSIKNTFEKAVYIHQNLSYLQYFYDHNKRTARNMCAYTLLADNKMPVMFTERSTEEYARAVISYYESEPADYSAFKDYFIASYERVCSRMNAFAVEQAHALVFSTNQDINL; via the coding sequence ATGAAAAAACCCATTGCTTACAACCCAGAGAAATTGTTATACAAGCCCATTTTCACCAAAGATGAGTTGGCATATTTAGAGGCTTTAAACAGCGTATCAAAAAGTGAATATTTGCTATCACCTAGAAATATTCAATCCTTTTCTATCAGCTTTGCACATACCTCAGCTGTGCTAGAAGGTAACACCTATAGTGCTGTTGAAGCTGAGCTGCTTTTAACATTAGGTCAAACAGGCGCACATAGACAGCTAAGTGAAGCACTCATGCTAAAAACAATGCAAAGCTCTTTTAACTATATTGTAGAAGAATCTCAACATAGTAAAACAGATGCACGTCGCCCACTATCATATATAGTTAAAAATGCACATGCAATGGTGTCTGAAGGTATACTAAATCAACAATATTGCGGTACAGCACGCAATGAGCCAGTGCTTATCACAGCAACAGATTATATCCCCTCTGACATTCCTCAGCAGCTTGAAGATGGTTTACAAATAATTGAAACAGAATATGATAGTATTAAAAATACCTTTGAAAAAGCAGTTTATATTCATCAAAACCTATCATATTTGCAATATTTCTATGATCATAACAAACGCACAGCACGCAATATGTGTGCATACACACTACTAGCTGACAACAAGATGCCGGTTATGTTTACTGAACGCAGCACTGAAGAATACGCACGCGCTGTCATATCTTATTATGAAAGTGAACCAGCAGATTATAGTGCGTTCAAAGACTATTTTATTGCATCTTATGAGCGTGTTTGTTCACGAATGAATGCCTTTGCTGTTGAGCAGGCTCATGCACTAGTATTTTCCACCAATCAAGACATCAATCTCTAG
- a CDS encoding ankyrin repeat domain-containing protein encodes MSGVEILEALHEGDFKKLEYLLKKYPHRTLLDISKEMKRNWLHKVADSMNANEPPLITINYLIDLGIDINAQDIYGMTPLHYAMRSRNAEVAITLLEAGADPNIPNINDLRPLSMVGYTKDRLDVLELMLKKGGNVFNIINGNETILESWLPSDYAEQWEKDIYEIMKQYS; translated from the coding sequence ATGAGTGGTGTAGAGATTTTAGAGGCTTTACATGAAGGTGATTTTAAAAAATTAGAGTATCTTTTAAAAAAATACCCCCATAGAACTTTATTAGACATATCTAAAGAAATGAAAAGGAATTGGCTCCACAAAGTCGCCGATTCAATGAATGCCAATGAACCACCACTTATTACAATTAATTATCTCATTGATTTAGGTATCGACATCAACGCCCAAGACATCTACGGTATGACCCCCTTGCACTACGCCATGCGTAGTCGTAATGCCGAAGTTGCTATTACTCTACTTGAAGCAGGAGCAGACCCAAATATTCCTAATATTAACGATTTAAGACCTTTATCAATGGTTGGTTACACCAAGGATAGATTGGATGTTTTAGAGCTGATGTTAAAAAAGGGTGGTAATGTTTTTAATATCATAAATGGTAATGAAACAATTTTGGAGAGTTGGTTGCCCAGTGATTACGCCGAACAATGGGAAAAAGATATTTATGAAATAATGAAACAATACTCTTGA
- a CDS encoding type II toxin-antitoxin system VapC family toxin, which yields MVIQPKYLLDTNICIYLMKHTPPSVVEHFSRCFVGEVAISAITWAELQRGLNIHQSQSIFDRLQSMITILPFDDKAAVIFGKIMQSKKHKASFDTLIASHAISQNLTLVTNNERDFEGFDLAVENWVSGTEN from the coding sequence ATGGTAATACAACCTAAGTATTTGCTTGACACCAACATATGCATTTATTTAATGAAACATACCCCGCCATCAGTGGTTGAGCATTTTAGCCGTTGTTTTGTTGGTGAAGTCGCCATAAGTGCAATCACATGGGCAGAGTTGCAACGTGGACTAAATATCCATCAATCACAATCCATCTTTGACCGCTTACAAAGCATGATAACTATTTTGCCCTTTGATGACAAGGCGGCGGTTATTTTTGGTAAAATAATGCAAAGCAAAAAACACAAGGCTAGTTTTGATACGCTCATTGCCAGCCATGCTATCAGCCAAAATCTTACGCTGGTTACTAATAACGAACGAGATTTTGAAGGTTTTGATTTGGCTGTGGAGAACTGGGTATCTGGAACAGAAAACTGA
- a CDS encoding type II toxin-antitoxin system VapC family toxin, protein MKYLLDTNIIIALQKQNPVLIARLKQRKVSDFALSDIVLFELYYGAYHSQKQRENLAKIDKLPFVRLPFDDKDALCAGKVRADLQRQGQVIGAYDMLIAGQALSKNLTLITHNVKEFSRVDGLKWQNWLE, encoded by the coding sequence ATGAAATACCTGCTTGACACCAACATCATCATTGCCCTACAAAAGCAAAATCCTGTGCTTATCGCACGACTAAAACAACGTAAAGTGAGCGATTTTGCGTTGTCGGATATTGTGCTGTTCGAGCTGTATTATGGGGCATATCATAGTCAAAAACAGCGTGAAAATTTGGCAAAAATTGACAAATTACCCTTTGTAAGATTGCCTTTTGATGATAAAGATGCTCTATGTGCTGGCAAGGTGCGAGCAGACCTACAAAGACAGGGGCAAGTGATCGGGGCGTATGACATGCTAATAGCAGGACAAGCGTTATCTAAAAATCTAACCTTGATTACGCATAATGTCAAAGAGTTTAGCCGAGTTGACGGCTTAAAATGGCAAAACTGGTTAGAATAA
- a CDS encoding type II toxin-antitoxin system RelE/ParE family toxin has translation MYRVIYTAKFADTVYVLHAFTKKTQKTPKADIELAKDRLKLIQG, from the coding sequence ATTTATAGGGTAATTTATACCGCCAAATTTGCTGATACTGTGTATGTATTACACGCCTTTACCAAGAAAACCCAAAAGACCCCAAAAGCTGATATAGAGCTTGCCAAAGACCGCCTAAAACTAATACAAGGATAA
- a CDS encoding helix-turn-helix domain-containing protein: MKFNSVFDALSDTPGQSANLKLRAQLMSHIQKLISEMDGTQAQIAKECGITQPRLNDLLQGKISKFSLDALVNINANLGEEVGLAFA, translated from the coding sequence ATGAAATTTAACAGCGTATTTGACGCACTAAGCGACACACCCGGCCAAAGTGCAAATTTAAAGTTAAGGGCCCAGCTGATGAGCCATATTCAAAAGCTAATTAGCGAAATGGACGGCACACAAGCCCAAATCGCAAAAGAATGCGGTATCACACAACCACGCCTAAATGACCTATTACAGGGCAAGATTAGCAAATTTAGCCTTGACGCATTAGTAAATATTAACGCTAATTTAGGGGAAGAAGTGGGCTTGGCGTTTGCCTAA
- a CDS encoding immunity protein YezG family protein produces the protein MESTLGAIYQKIASDLLNCNVNQKWDKLVLTSDILKHNASSITFCEYHKNIASDVDIEFDTIFSINDSLVELRDVLLDGLGHRIWGLVFTLYPDGKFEIEYDYNKPEDYEETDGIITAEEISDSLQNLFK, from the coding sequence ATGGAAAGTACACTAGGTGCAATTTATCAAAAAATAGCTAGTGATTTATTGAATTGCAATGTTAATCAAAAGTGGGACAAGTTGGTTTTAACATCAGATATTTTAAAACATAATGCCAGCTCTATCACATTTTGCGAATACCACAAAAATATAGCAAGCGATGTGGATATTGAATTTGATACAATTTTTTCTATTAATGATTCGCTTGTTGAGTTAAGAGATGTTTTGCTAGATGGACTCGGTCATCGCATATGGGGGCTTGTTTTTACTCTATATCCCGATGGAAAATTTGAAATAGAATACGATTACAATAAGCCTGAAGATTATGAAGAAACAGATGGCATTATCACGGCTGAAGAAATAAGTGACAGTCTGCAAAATCTATTTAAATAG
- a CDS encoding helix-turn-helix domain-containing protein, with amino-acid sequence MSFTNHQTFLASLPKDEQAKIHTKARTLKQSYELSQLRQTAHLSQKELADKMGVSQANISKIENGVDVHLSTLAKYVEALGGKLTVTSTINDKQILIA; translated from the coding sequence ATGAGCTTTACCAATCATCAAACCTTTTTGGCAAGCCTACCCAAAGATGAGCAAGCCAAAATACACACCAAAGCCCGCACCCTAAAACAAAGCTATGAATTATCACAGCTTAGACAAACCGCCCATTTATCACAAAAGGAGCTGGCGGACAAAATGGGCGTATCACAAGCTAATATCAGCAAAATTGAAAATGGTGTTGATGTGCATTTATCCACGCTTGCCAAATACGTTGAAGCGTTAGGCGGTAAATTGACCGTTACCTCTACCATCAATGATAAGCAAATTTTGATTGCATAA
- a CDS encoding antitoxin, translating to MIVTIPFVSGNSQAVRLPKALAFGANTPVSLRKENGCVIIEPVKTLGEVPHLLRQIGADIERAELVENECQW from the coding sequence ATGATTGTTACCATCCCTTTTGTCTCTGGCAACAGCCAAGCGGTACGTTTACCAAAAGCACTGGCTTTTGGAGCAAACACCCCTGTCTCTCTACGCAAAGAGAATGGCTGTGTCATCATTGAACCGGTTAAAACTTTGGGCGAAGTGCCCCACTTACTCCGTCAAATCGGTGCAGATATTGAGCGTGCCGAACTTGTGGAGAATGAGTGCCAATGGTAA
- a CDS encoding DNA/RNA non-specific endonuclease, whose amino-acid sequence MPRNTGQQSSVGKSVNAAGDEGGHLIASALGGSGDRINLVPQAQTLNRSDWKKMENELVRELKAGKKVTIKIDVSYPATSTRPNRFYVTATISHNGETEVRRFPFSQ is encoded by the coding sequence ATGCCTAGAAATACAGGTCAACAAAGCAGTGTTGGAAAGTCTGTTAATGCCGCAGGTGATGAGGGTGGGCATCTAATTGCTAGCGCACTCGGCGGTTCAGGTGATAGAATCAACCTAGTACCCCAAGCACAAACACTTAATAGAAGCGACTGGAAGAAGATGGAAAATGAACTCGTAAGAGAGCTAAAAGCAGGTAAAAAAGTGACTATCAAGATAGATGTGAGCTATCCAGCGACATCTACAAGACCAAATAGGTTTTACGTTACCGCAACCATCAGTCATAATGGAGAAACAGAAGTGAGAAGATTCCCTTTTTCACAATAA
- a CDS encoding antitoxin, whose product MITARLFYSGNSQAIRLPKEFRFDGDKVQLKKHGNQLIITPIIDDWGWLDDVSSFDDDMEQAVAMLKDDPISKRDFA is encoded by the coding sequence ATGATTACCGCACGCCTTTTTTATAGTGGCAATTCACAAGCCATTCGCTTACCCAAAGAATTTCGCTTTGATGGCGATAAAGTACAGTTAAAAAAACACGGCAACCAACTCATCATCACGCCCATCATAGATGATTGGGGCTGGCTGGATGATGTTTCGTCCTTTGATGATGACATGGAGCAAGCAGTCGCAATGCTAAAAGACGACCCCATCAGCAAGCGAGATTTTGCATGA
- a CDS encoding type II toxin-antitoxin system RelE/ParE family toxin, with translation MKDIEFLGTSLDDIRAFPNDIKQDTGYQLHLVQNGEMPSDFKYMPSIGVGVVEIRLKDA, from the coding sequence ATGAAAGATATTGAATTTTTGGGAACGTCCTTAGATGATATTAGAGCTTTTCCAAATGACATAAAGCAAGATACGGGCTATCAATTGCATTTGGTGCAAAATGGCGAAATGCCAAGTGATTTTAAATATATGCCTAGTATTGGTGTTGGCGTGGTAGAAATACGATTAAAAGACGCATAA
- a CDS encoding GH-E family nuclease, with amino-acid sequence MVLAAQQTNLTQAQFNDFVNSRPDYFRLENRADNQSHRYEKPGNGELEEIIKHINEFKQQRGIK; translated from the coding sequence TTGGTTTTAGCAGCACAACAAACCAATCTAACTCAAGCCCAATTTAATGATTTTGTTAATTCTCGTCCTGATTATTTTAGGCTTGAGAACAGAGCAGACAATCAAAGTCATCGCTATGAAAAACCTGGGAATGGTGAGTTAGAAGAAATAATTAAACACATTAATGAATTTAAGCAACAAAGAGGTATTAAATAA